In Methanobacteriales archaeon HGW-Methanobacteriales-1, one DNA window encodes the following:
- the mer gene encoding 5,10-methylenetetrahydromethanopterin reductase: MKFGIEFVPNEPIEKIVKLVKLAEDVGFEYAWITDHYNNKNVYETLALIAAGTETIKMGPGVTNPYVRSPAITASAITTLDELSNGRATLGIGPGDKATFDALGIEWTKPVSTIKSAITMMETMMAGGKTESGASLMGTKAVQEKIPIYMGAQGPMMLKTAGGFSDGALINASNPKDFEAAVPLIKEGADAEGKSISDVDIAAYTCCSIDDDAGKALGAAKIVVAFIAAGSPPPVFERHGLAPDTGAKFGEFLGKGNFGGAIGAVTDELMDAFSVVGTPAEFIPKIEALGEMGVTQYVAGSPIGPDKEKSIKLLGEVISSF; the protein is encoded by the coding sequence ATGAAGTTCGGTATCGAATTTGTTCCAAATGAGCCAATTGAAAAAATTGTAAAGCTTGTAAAACTGGCAGAAGATGTAGGATTTGAATACGCCTGGATCACTGACCACTACAACAATAAAAACGTATATGAAACCTTAGCATTAATTGCTGCAGGAACTGAAACTATTAAAATGGGACCTGGTGTGACCAACCCATACGTGAGAAGCCCTGCTATAACCGCTTCCGCAATTACCACCCTAGACGAACTCTCCAACGGAAGAGCAACTTTAGGTATTGGACCTGGTGACAAAGCTACCTTTGACGCTCTGGGAATTGAATGGACTAAGCCTGTAAGTACCATTAAAAGCGCCATCACCATGATGGAAACCATGATGGCTGGTGGAAAAACCGAAAGTGGTGCAAGCTTAATGGGTACTAAAGCTGTCCAAGAAAAAATCCCAATTTACATGGGTGCTCAAGGACCAATGATGTTAAAAACCGCTGGAGGATTCTCAGACGGTGCTTTAATTAACGCATCAAACCCAAAAGATTTTGAAGCTGCTGTACCTCTAATTAAAGAAGGAGCAGACGCAGAAGGTAAATCCATATCAGACGTTGACATAGCAGCATACACTTGTTGTTCCATAGATGACGACGCTGGTAAAGCATTAGGTGCTGCAAAAATCGTTGTTGCATTCATCGCAGCAGGATCCCCACCACCAGTATTCGAAAGACACGGACTAGCCCCTGACACAGGAGCTAAATTCGGAGAATTCTTAGGTAAAGGTAACTTCGGTGGAGCAATCGGAGCAGTTACTGACGAACTCATGGATGCATTCTCTGTTGTAGGAACCCCTGCAGAATTCATACCAAAAATCGAAGCTCTCGGTGAAATGGGTGTAACCCAATACGTAGCCGGTTCTCCAATTGGACCAGACAAAGAAAAATCCATAAAATTACTGGGAGAAGTTATATCCAGCTTCTAA
- a CDS encoding radical SAM protein, giving the protein MIKEIKSKSVLNKHKKRDSLFLEDYTLNPYLGCSFNCLYCYVNGSKYGSRIPKNLSVKINAAEVLYRQLKNRARKKEYGIIALGSATDPYLHQEKELKITRELLKIIYRFHFPLNLSTKSNLILRDMDLLKKIDESAKLPEDLATRLGKGTIITFSFSTMDNEMARIFEPAAPSPLDRLEAMAQLKTEGFLVGVCLMPILPFLSDTPDQIDFIIKTVKEFGGDFVLSGGMTLFGDQCNDSRMKYYDALAEYFPEVLTKTKAIFDNSDYPPPYYQKKISDLTSEICRKYNIKSRII; this is encoded by the coding sequence TTGATTAAAGAAATAAAATCAAAATCTGTTCTTAACAAACATAAAAAAAGAGATAGTTTATTTTTAGAGGATTATACTCTTAATCCCTATTTGGGATGTTCTTTTAACTGTCTTTACTGCTATGTTAATGGGAGTAAATATGGATCTAGAATTCCAAAGAATTTATCAGTGAAGATCAATGCTGCAGAAGTACTGTACCGTCAACTAAAAAATAGGGCCCGAAAAAAAGAATATGGGATTATAGCTTTAGGTTCTGCCACGGATCCTTACCTGCATCAGGAAAAAGAATTAAAGATAACCCGAGAATTACTGAAAATTATTTATCGCTTTCATTTTCCCCTTAATTTATCTACTAAATCTAACCTTATTTTGAGGGATATGGACTTATTGAAAAAGATTGATGAATCTGCTAAATTACCAGAAGATCTTGCTACCAGATTGGGAAAGGGCACCATAATTACCTTTTCTTTTTCTACCATGGATAATGAAATGGCAAGGATATTCGAACCTGCGGCACCTTCTCCTTTGGATAGGTTGGAAGCAATGGCCCAACTAAAAACGGAGGGATTTTTGGTCGGTGTTTGTTTAATGCCCATTTTACCCTTCCTTTCAGACACACCAGATCAAATTGATTTTATTATAAAAACTGTGAAGGAATTTGGTGGAGATTTTGTTCTTAGTGGAGGAATGACTTTATTTGGTGACCAGTGCAATGATTCTCGGATGAAATATTATGATGCTCTTGCAGAATATTTTCCTGAAGTTTTAACCAAAACGAAGGCCATTTTTGACAATTCTGACTACCCTCCTCCATACTATCAGAAAAAAATTAGTGATTTAACTTCAGAAATTTGCAGGAAATATAATATTAAAAGCAGAATAATTTAA
- a CDS encoding TIGR01210 family radical SAM protein → MKIQELSQEIRAKALKRIKEKTPQELSATWSHEDLTYSGEGPTIFMILPTTGCAWALAESGGCTMCSYISESSLEPVSASTLVEIFNDLLGRYELNEPTAIKIFTSGSFLNQGEFPLEARTEILNTLNGLENVTEVIVESRPEYVTKKEVLNCCSLIPDKIFEISMGLETSDDYTREFKVNKGFTQQDFENAVDVIKGLKSEYNVKSKAYILIKPILTSEKDAIEEAVQTASYAEEKGVDRVSFCPSTIHKGTVMEELWRKGSYQPPRIWSVLEILNRVRESVKIPSIMDTSGFGSRRGPYNCKNCNDKLKKIIMKSNLDQSTIKDFKCDCKFEWETETKFGDINRSPSRIQYPKN, encoded by the coding sequence ATGAAAATTCAAGAACTTTCACAAGAAATAAGGGCTAAAGCTCTAAAAAGAATAAAAGAAAAAACTCCTCAAGAACTTTCAGCCACTTGGTCACATGAAGACCTCACTTATTCTGGTGAAGGGCCAACCATATTCATGATTTTGCCTACAACGGGTTGTGCATGGGCACTCGCTGAAAGTGGAGGTTGCACCATGTGCAGTTACATCTCAGAGTCCAGTTTAGAGCCAGTTTCAGCTTCAACATTAGTTGAAATTTTTAATGACTTGCTTGGGAGATACGAGTTAAATGAGCCGACTGCAATAAAGATATTTACTTCAGGAAGCTTTTTAAATCAAGGTGAATTTCCTTTAGAAGCAAGAACCGAAATATTAAACACTTTAAATGGACTAGAAAATGTCACAGAAGTTATTGTGGAATCAAGACCAGAATATGTTACTAAAAAAGAAGTTTTGAATTGTTGTTCTCTAATTCCAGACAAGATATTTGAAATAAGTATGGGTCTAGAAACCAGCGATGATTATACCCGGGAATTCAAAGTAAATAAGGGTTTTACTCAGCAAGATTTTGAAAATGCTGTGGATGTTATTAAAGGCCTTAAAAGTGAATATAATGTCAAATCAAAAGCATATATTCTTATAAAACCTATTTTAACTTCTGAAAAAGATGCTATTGAAGAGGCCGTGCAGACAGCCAGTTATGCTGAAGAAAAAGGCGTTGATAGAGTTTCATTCTGCCCATCAACTATCCATAAAGGAACTGTTATGGAAGAGCTCTGGAGGAAAGGATCTTATCAGCCACCTAGAATATGGAGTGTCTTAGAAATCCTGAATAGAGTTAGAGAATCTGTAAAAATACCATCTATAATGGATACTTCTGGTTTTGGAAGTCGGAGAGGCCCTTACAATTGTAAAAATTGCAATGATAAATTAAAAAAGATAATAATGAAATCTAATCTTGATCAAAGTACTATAAAAGATTTCAAATGCGATTGTAAGTTTGAATGGGAAACAGAAACAAAATTTGGTGATATTAACCGATCTCCTTCTCGTATACAATATCCAAAGAACTAA
- a CDS encoding cytidyltransferase — MIGISADFDPVHKGHVKLIQKGRQIAEETGDEVVIYLNKGYSANHAPFFADYESRKEMALKAGADRVVPIEGLHHRLTLAYSVPIRIAMMIEDGAVDYVDAAGVNVSVPMLTKQAKKFAKKGIFSGIPRNLPNRNVIRWFAVNEFLYKKYQRKMRFHIIDELSMGGKVSGREIRKQIIENDMEIPSHLDQVLPTSTIKILEKGIRKGNIPGERNLATITKRMNTYSRSKLTEIAHLNADAINSIIKGRFYREEDQVWATFRKAGYGPVLTRLAVSAIEEEVTKKEVLELIESYEKQGVIPPDQKVGKVIERAWFVSQKNEHNLSAAEAHDKFRKGIELQKKPCMTFDAGLSIRSFEVEELESGMKAGIYVDQNGVLACEIRTEKKKIKSPLKLPGEMATYLRLLIDSHFIPVKAEVVEKERGIRIRITVDN; from the coding sequence ATGATTGGAATAAGCGCTGATTTTGACCCGGTCCATAAAGGCCATGTTAAACTCATTCAAAAAGGCAGGCAAATAGCCGAAGAGACTGGAGATGAAGTTGTAATCTATCTTAACAAAGGTTACAGTGCTAATCACGCACCATTTTTCGCAGATTATGAATCTAGAAAGGAAATGGCCCTTAAAGCCGGGGCAGATAGAGTAGTGCCAATAGAAGGATTGCACCATAGACTTACTCTGGCATATAGCGTTCCCATCAGGATAGCTATGATGATTGAAGACGGCGCCGTGGATTATGTTGATGCTGCAGGAGTAAATGTTTCCGTTCCTATGCTCACTAAACAGGCCAAAAAATTCGCCAAAAAGGGAATATTCAGTGGTATTCCTCGAAATCTTCCTAATAGAAATGTTATAAGATGGTTTGCTGTGAACGAGTTTTTATATAAAAAATATCAGCGTAAAATGCGTTTCCATATTATCGATGAACTTTCCATGGGTGGGAAAGTTTCAGGAAGAGAAATAAGAAAACAGATAATTGAAAATGATATGGAAATTCCATCCCACTTAGATCAGGTCCTTCCCACAAGCACTATCAAGATTTTAGAAAAAGGAATTAGAAAAGGGAATATTCCTGGAGAAAGAAACCTGGCCACCATTACCAAAAGAATGAACACCTATTCTCGCTCTAAATTAACTGAAATTGCTCATTTAAATGCAGATGCTATTAATTCTATAATTAAAGGAAGGTTTTATCGAGAAGAAGATCAAGTTTGGGCTACTTTCAGGAAAGCAGGTTATGGGCCAGTTCTCACCAGGTTGGCAGTGAGTGCTATTGAAGAAGAAGTGACCAAAAAAGAGGTCTTAGAGTTAATTGAGTCCTATGAAAAACAGGGCGTTATTCCCCCAGATCAAAAAGTGGGTAAAGTTATAGAAAGGGCATGGTTTGTTTCTCAAAAGAATGAGCATAATTTAAGTGCTGCTGAAGCCCATGATAAATTCCGAAAGGGGATTGAACTTCAAAAAAAGCCGTGCATGACCTTTGATGCCGGTTTAAGTATTCGAAGTTTTGAAGTGGAAGAATTAGAATCTGGTATGAAAGCCGGAATTTATGTTGATCAAAATGGAGTTCTTGCTTGCGAGATTAGAACTGAGAAAAAGAAAATAAAAAGTCCTTTAAAGTTACCTGGAGAAATGGCCACTTACCTTAGACTTTTAATTGATTCTCACTTTATTCCAGTAAAAGCAGAGGTTGTAGAAAAGGAGAGAGGAATAAGGATTAGAATAACTGTGGATAATTAA